In Candidatus Vogelbacteria bacterium, the following proteins share a genomic window:
- a CDS encoding PDZ domain-containing protein: MNINFSRSLGALLIVGALGVGFVAGAQYGYDHGSAIKEVKAVTNKENTVSDQVDFSPFWEVWTELDQKFVGGANGTTTKIATDQDRVWGAISGMVASVGDPYTVFMPPVEKKKFEEEIAGNFGGVGMELGMKEGKITVVAPLPNSPAKKAGIKSGDKVVKVDDKDISGLAIDEVISKIRGKEGTVVKLTISRAGEKELKDFTLIRDIIQIPTIATKKLPDGVFVISLYNFSAQSPNLFRNSLREFVESKSDKLIIDLRGNPGGYMEAAIDMASWFLPADKVIVRETRKTDAEKTYRSHGYNIFTDRLKMVVLIDQGSASAAEILAGALKEQGKAILVGEKSFGKGSVQELIPVGGDASLKVTIARWLTPSGHSLSSNGLDPDYKVSMTKEDLEANRDVQMAKAIEILTGKVLATSSIPKIK; the protein is encoded by the coding sequence ATGAACATCAATTTTTCTCGTAGTTTGGGAGCTTTGCTTATTGTTGGAGCTCTTGGTGTCGGTTTTGTGGCCGGCGCCCAATATGGTTATGATCACGGATCAGCTATTAAGGAAGTGAAGGCGGTAACCAATAAAGAAAACACGGTTAGTGATCAGGTTGACTTCTCTCCTTTCTGGGAAGTGTGGACAGAATTAGATCAGAAATTTGTCGGTGGGGCTAATGGGACAACAACCAAAATTGCTACTGATCAAGACCGAGTATGGGGAGCTATTTCTGGTATGGTCGCCAGTGTGGGGGACCCTTATACAGTTTTTATGCCTCCAGTGGAAAAGAAAAAATTTGAAGAGGAGATTGCTGGTAATTTTGGCGGGGTGGGAATGGAACTGGGAATGAAAGAGGGTAAGATTACCGTGGTGGCTCCTTTACCAAATAGTCCAGCCAAAAAGGCTGGTATAAAATCTGGTGACAAGGTGGTTAAAGTCGATGATAAAGATATTTCAGGTTTAGCTATTGATGAGGTGATTAGTAAGATTCGTGGCAAAGAGGGAACAGTGGTTAAGTTAACTATTTCCCGAGCAGGTGAAAAGGAATTAAAAGACTTTACACTGATTCGAGATATTATCCAGATACCAACTATTGCGACTAAGAAATTACCAGATGGTGTTTTTGTGATTAGTTTGTATAACTTTTCAGCTCAATCTCCTAATCTATTTAGAAATTCTCTACGGGAATTTGTGGAATCAAAAAGTGACAAGTTAATTATTGACTTGCGTGGCAATCCTGGCGGTTACATGGAAGCGGCGATCGATATGGCCTCTTGGTTTTTACCGGCTGATAAGGTGATTGTGAGAGAGACTCGTAAAACAGATGCAGAAAAAACCTACCGTAGTCATGGTTACAATATTTTTACTGACAGATTAAAGATGGTCGTTTTAATTGATCAGGGAAGTGCTTCAGCGGCAGAGATTTTAGCGGGCGCCTTGAAAGAGCAGGGCAAAGCTATCTTGGTGGGTGAGAAGTCTTTTGGTAAAGGATCGGTTCAAGAGCTTATTCCAGTAGGCGGTGACGCCTCTTTGAAGGTGACTATTGCTCGCTGGTTGACTCCAAGTGGTCACTCCTTGTCTAGTAATGGTCTAGACCCAGATTACAAAGTGTCTATGACAAAAGAAGATTTAGAAGCTAATCGGGATGTCCAAATGGCTAAAGCAATTGAAATATTGACCGGTAAGGTGTTAGCGACTAGTAGTATTCCGAAAATTAAATAA
- a CDS encoding magnesium transporter CorA family protein — protein sequence MIKQLKYKNITWIDLESPTKEDIASLTDKYKLHSLVAEELVTPSARSRVDSYEDYIYLILHFPPCAVCYGPNEKHTLDVEEIDFVLGKDFLITTHYKEIPQLEELSKILEAHFGPEKNKKDIHAGYLFFHIMRTMYQHLEEGLEYINRQLLDVEGHVFAGREREMVSRLSDINRSLIDFRWSLKSHREILASLELVAKEFFGQNFSFQLRVISGEYERIWNMLESNRDTFYDIRQTNESLLSIKTNETMRVLTATAFIFFPLTLISGVFGMSTTFVPLMSEPSGFFIVLVFMAVVVLGMYALAKRNRWL from the coding sequence ATGATTAAACAACTAAAATACAAAAATATTACTTGGATCGATCTAGAGTCACCAACCAAAGAAGATATTGCTAGTTTAACCGACAAATATAAACTTCATTCCTTAGTCGCCGAAGAATTAGTCACTCCTAGTGCTCGTTCTCGGGTCGACTCCTACGAAGACTATATTTATTTAATTCTCCATTTTCCACCTTGTGCTGTCTGTTATGGACCAAACGAGAAACACACTCTTGATGTAGAAGAAATAGATTTTGTTCTTGGTAAGGATTTTTTAATTACTACCCACTACAAGGAAATCCCTCAACTAGAAGAGTTATCCAAGATTTTAGAGGCTCACTTCGGTCCAGAAAAAAATAAAAAAGATATTCACGCTGGTTATTTGTTTTTCCATATCATGCGGACTATGTACCAACACCTAGAAGAAGGGTTGGAATACATCAATCGCCAACTCCTAGATGTTGAAGGTCATGTTTTTGCTGGTCGCGAACGAGAAATGGTGTCTCGTTTATCAGACATCAACCGCAGTTTAATCGACTTCCGCTGGTCTCTCAAATCTCACCGCGAAATTCTCGCCTCTCTAGAGTTGGTAGCTAAAGAGTTTTTTGGCCAAAATTTCAGTTTTCAACTTAGAGTTATCAGTGGTGAATACGAACGTATCTGGAATATGCTCGAAAGCAACCGAGACACCTTCTACGATATTCGCCAAACCAACGAATCCCTCCTTTCCATTAAAACCAACGAAACTATGCGTGTCTTAACCGCCACCGCTTTTATCTTTTTCCCTCTAACTTTAATTTCTGGTGTTTTCGGTATGAGTACCACCTTTGTTCCTCTGATGAGTGAGCCTTCTGGCTTCTTTATTGTCTTGGTCTTTATGGCTGTGGTAGTCTTGGGTATGTACGCCCTAGCCAAGAGAAACCGATGGCTCTAA
- the rpmA gene encoding 50S ribosomal protein L27: protein MATKKSGGTAKNLRDSNPKYLGTKLYAGQDANAGSIIVRQRGTKIAAGKNVRVGKDHTLYSATEGQVKFSTKRKMSFTGKVKRITVANVIPKV from the coding sequence ATGGCAACAAAAAAATCTGGCGGTACCGCCAAAAACCTACGCGATTCTAACCCTAAGTACCTTGGTACCAAGCTTTATGCTGGCCAGGACGCTAATGCTGGTTCTATTATTGTTCGTCAACGAGGCACTAAAATCGCTGCTGGTAAAAATGTGAGAGTTGGAAAGGACCACACCCTATACTCAGCTACCGAAGGTCAAGTAAAATTCTCCACTAAACGCAAAATGAGTTTTACTGGTAAAGTAAAACGAATCACTGTCGCAAACGTTATTCCAAAGGTTTAA
- the rplI gene encoding 50S ribosomal protein L9 — MKIVLLQDVPKVGKKYEVKEVADGFARNVLLKQNKAVIASPEALKKVEALQKEKEASDMHNIRVFKELTESLKQVVLIIEAKVGKEGHLFAGLHSKDVAEHLAKQTGIKIDPKFIILDKPLKTVGEVTVKITNGESGTRHLEASLNISIKPLE, encoded by the coding sequence ATGAAAATAGTTTTACTCCAAGATGTGCCAAAAGTTGGTAAAAAATATGAAGTGAAAGAGGTGGCCGATGGCTTTGCGCGTAATGTTTTACTAAAACAAAATAAAGCAGTGATCGCTAGCCCAGAAGCTCTTAAAAAGGTGGAGGCTTTACAGAAAGAAAAAGAAGCTTCAGATATGCATAATATTAGAGTTTTTAAAGAATTAACCGAGAGTCTTAAACAGGTGGTTCTAATTATAGAAGCAAAGGTGGGTAAAGAAGGTCACTTGTTTGCTGGTCTACACAGTAAAGATGTAGCTGAACACTTAGCTAAACAAACTGGTATTAAAATTGATCCCAAGTTTATTATTTTAGACAAACCACTAAAAACAGTAGGGGAGGTGACTGTTAAAATAACAAATGGCGAGTCAGGGACTCGCCATTTGGAAGCTTCTTTGAATATCTCGATTAAACCTTTGGAATAA